One segment of Solanum lycopersicum chromosome 1, SLM_r2.1 DNA contains the following:
- the Shy gene encoding leucine rich repeat protein precursor, producing the protein MASHQFICFLAMISLMIINISANNACHPDDLKGLNDFKAGIHSDTSGRLSKWIGQDCCNWPGISCNSTTYRVVQIYLPGHYVSGDDESPNFVSSTMSGSISPSISLLTSLQVIDLNKLVGLTGQIPESIGVLKDLKELNLQTNQISSTIPESVFTLTSLTTLNLENNHLTGEISENICNLQALQKLFLSNNSFTGKIPLSITKLHSISTIHLEKNQLVGEIQLPLTPSQWPSIKTLSLDNNALTGVIPDSIGYLTTLSSLSISNNQLTGSIPSSLGNIKQLQMLKVNNNNLSVETLPTTMCGLTELSVLYVSQNKIHGPLPGCLSSFKYLLDVDVPFKRTATLPMGVQKQ; encoded by the coding sequence ATGGCATCtcatcaatttatttgtttCCTAGCAATgatatctcttatgattatcaATATTAGTGCAAACAATGCATGCCACCCTGATGATCTCAAGGGTCTCAATGACTTCAAAGCTGGCATACATTCTGATACTTCAGGCAGACTAAGCAAATGGATTGGCCAAGATTGTTGCAATTGGCCAGGCATTTCTTGCAACTCTACAACTTATAGAGTTGTACAAATCTATTTACCTGGTCACTATGTATCTGGTGACGATGAATCTCCAAACTTCGTGTCAAGTACAATGAGTGGTTCAATCTCCCCTTCAATTTCACTTCTCACTTCACTACAAGTTATTGATCTTAACAAACTAGTCGGACTAACTGGGCAAATTCCTGAGTCCATTGGGGTTCTCAAggatctcaaagaactcaacttaCAAACCAATCAAATCTCTAGTACAATCCCAGAGTCAGTATTCACATTGACGTCTCTAACAACCTTGAACCTTGAAAACAACCACTTAACAGGAGAAATTTCGGAGAATATTTGCAACTTACAAGCACTTCAAAAGCTTTTCTTGTCAAACAATTCGTTCACCGGAAAAATTCCACTTTCAATCACAAAACTACATTCCATTTCCACAATccacttagaaaaaaatcaaCTTGTTGGTGAAATACAATTGCCTTTAACTCCTTCCCAATGGCCTTCAATTAAAACTTTGTCTCTTGACAACAATGCACTTACTGGAGTCATACCTGATTCAATTGGTTATTTGACAACACTTTCATCACTATCTATATCAAATAATCAACTAACAGGATCTATTCCTTCTAGTTTGGGAAACATAAAGCAATtgcaaatgttgaaggtcaatAACAACAATTTATCTGTTGAGACGTTGCCAACGACGATGTGTGGTCTTACTGAGCTAAGTGTATTGTATGTTTCTCAAAACAAGATTCATGGACCATTACCTGGATGCCTTTCATCATTCAAGTACTTATTAGATGTCGACGTACCATTCAAACGTACAGCCACTCTTCCTATGGGAGTACAAAAACAGTGA